The Nocardioides sp. S5 genome includes a window with the following:
- a CDS encoding nitroreductase family deazaflavin-dependent oxidoreductase yields the protein MALTGTYVPSTSEWVRNQVEEYEATDGARSGTLPDTDYPIVVVTSVGARSGHLRKNPVMRVERDGAYLAVASKGGAPENPEWYHNFVAHPEVELQDGAEKHAYRVRELEGAEREDWWQHAVATWPTYASYAEKTDRLIPLFLLERA from the coding sequence ATGGCACTGACTGGCACCTATGTCCCGAGCACGTCCGAGTGGGTCCGCAACCAGGTCGAGGAGTACGAGGCGACCGACGGCGCGAGGTCGGGCACGCTCCCCGACACCGACTACCCGATCGTCGTCGTCACGTCCGTCGGTGCGAGGTCGGGCCACCTCCGCAAGAACCCGGTGATGCGGGTCGAGCGCGACGGGGCCTACCTCGCGGTGGCGTCCAAGGGCGGCGCCCCGGAGAACCCGGAGTGGTACCACAACTTCGTCGCCCACCCCGAGGTCGAGCTCCAGGACGGCGCGGAGAAGCACGCCTACCGCGTGCGCGAGCTCGAGGGCGCGGAGCGCGAGGACTGGTGGCAGCACGCCGTGGCGACGTGGCCGACCTACGCGTCGTACGCCGAGAAGACCGACCGCCTGATCCCGCTCTTCCTGCTCGAGCGCGCCTGA
- a CDS encoding ACT domain-containing protein yields MPYLIRVELPDVPGSLGRVASAIGEAGGDIEAIEIVEKRDGYAVDDVLLEIPPGTMPDSIVSACSVLDGVSVLWINRYAAGGNLFLDLEVVEALTEDPGSARDRVVDLLPITFRVDWAARVRRGDAGLSVVHATDAAPSEFDIGHLTSPTRLPGDDTYVECAAPFGDDLIAMGRRGGPEFLDSELARLEHLLGLAMTISRA; encoded by the coding sequence ATGCCCTACCTCATCCGTGTCGAGCTCCCCGACGTCCCGGGGTCGCTGGGCCGCGTCGCGAGCGCGATCGGTGAGGCCGGCGGCGACATCGAGGCGATCGAGATCGTCGAGAAGCGCGACGGCTACGCCGTCGACGACGTCCTGCTCGAGATCCCGCCCGGCACGATGCCCGACTCGATCGTGTCCGCGTGCAGCGTGCTCGACGGGGTGAGCGTGCTCTGGATCAACCGCTACGCCGCGGGCGGCAACCTCTTCCTGGACCTCGAGGTCGTCGAGGCGCTCACCGAGGACCCCGGCTCGGCGCGGGACCGGGTGGTCGACCTGCTGCCGATCACGTTCCGCGTCGACTGGGCGGCACGCGTGCGTCGCGGCGACGCTGGGCTCTCGGTGGTGCACGCGACCGACGCCGCGCCGAGCGAGTTCGACATCGGCCACCTCACTTCCCCCACCCGCCTGCCCGGCGACGACACCTACGTCGAGTGCGCGGCGCCCTTCGGCGACGACCTCATTGCCATGGGTCGGCGCGGGGGTCCGGAGTTCCTCGACTCCGAGCTCGCGCGGCTCGAGCACCTGCTCGGGCTGGCGATGACGATCAGCCGCGCCTGA
- the recD gene encoding exodeoxyribonuclease V subunit alpha, with product MSEVFEPVDAHDRDLALAAHGLLHTFNAAGVLTSADVHVASTLGRLAGESDESVLLAVALAVRAVRHGSVCLDLAAVPASLADLGLPWPTPERWSAAVSASPLPAAGVVRLDHGLVYLDRYHEQETQVLGDLRERGRVAHAVDTGLLEQSLVRVFPTAESDEQREACRRAATQATTVVTGGPGTGKTTAVAGLLAVLVEQAEARGERLRIALAAPTGKAAARLEQSVRSSVARFGPADQSRLADVSAMTLHRLLRQHPGNSTRFRHHRGNRLPHDLVVVDEASMVSLTMMARLLEAVRPEARLVLVGDPDQLSSVDAGAVLTDLVRGYEHRPDSPVAALRTAHRYGAEIGELAEALRLGDADRTVAALRAGGEAVEWVRDGDPARAIRSSVLPHALAVHDAAVAGDAQRALEALDRHRLLCAHRDGPFGVRHWNRRIEQWFTAETGEPVHDAAYLGRPLLVSSNDYTLGVYNGDTGVVVASPSGPRAAIATGVGFLELAPSRLGDVETMHAMTIHKSQGSQADEVTVLLPDEESRLLTRELFYTAVTRAQRRVRVIGSESAVRAAIARQALRASGLRARLSDDGNLADTSAR from the coding sequence ATGAGCGAGGTCTTCGAGCCGGTCGACGCGCACGACCGCGACCTGGCGCTCGCGGCCCACGGGCTGCTGCACACCTTCAACGCCGCCGGGGTGCTCACGTCGGCCGACGTCCACGTCGCCTCGACGCTCGGCCGGCTCGCCGGCGAGTCGGACGAGTCCGTTCTGCTCGCGGTCGCCCTCGCCGTGCGGGCCGTGCGCCACGGCTCGGTCTGCCTCGACCTGGCGGCCGTGCCGGCCTCCCTCGCGGACCTCGGGCTGCCGTGGCCGACGCCGGAGCGGTGGTCCGCGGCCGTGTCGGCGAGCCCGCTGCCGGCGGCCGGGGTGGTGCGCCTGGACCACGGGCTGGTCTACCTCGACCGCTACCACGAGCAGGAGACCCAGGTGCTGGGCGACCTGCGCGAGCGCGGGCGGGTGGCCCACGCCGTCGACACGGGGCTGCTGGAGCAGTCGCTGGTGCGGGTCTTCCCCACCGCGGAGTCCGACGAGCAGCGCGAGGCCTGCCGGCGGGCGGCCACGCAGGCCACCACCGTGGTCACCGGCGGCCCCGGCACCGGCAAGACGACGGCCGTCGCGGGCCTGCTGGCCGTCCTCGTCGAGCAGGCCGAGGCCCGGGGCGAGCGGCTGCGCATCGCGCTGGCCGCGCCGACCGGCAAGGCCGCCGCGCGGCTCGAGCAGTCGGTGCGGTCGTCCGTCGCCCGCTTCGGGCCGGCCGACCAGAGCCGCCTGGCCGACGTGTCGGCGATGACGCTGCACCGCCTGCTGCGCCAGCACCCCGGCAACAGCACCCGCTTCCGCCACCACCGCGGCAACCGCCTGCCCCACGACCTCGTCGTGGTCGACGAGGCGTCGATGGTGTCGTTGACGATGATGGCGCGCCTGCTCGAGGCGGTCCGGCCCGAGGCCCGCCTGGTGCTGGTGGGCGACCCCGACCAGCTCAGCTCGGTCGACGCCGGTGCCGTCCTCACCGACCTCGTCCGCGGCTACGAGCACCGCCCCGACAGCCCGGTCGCGGCGCTGCGCACAGCGCACCGCTACGGCGCCGAGATCGGCGAGCTCGCCGAGGCGCTGCGCCTCGGCGACGCCGACCGGACGGTCGCGGCCCTGCGCGCCGGTGGCGAGGCGGTCGAGTGGGTGCGCGACGGCGACCCGGCCCGCGCGATCCGCTCCTCGGTGCTGCCGCACGCCCTCGCCGTGCACGACGCCGCGGTGGCCGGTGACGCCCAGCGGGCCCTGGAGGCGCTCGATCGGCACCGACTGCTGTGCGCGCACCGCGACGGCCCGTTCGGCGTACGCCACTGGAACAGGCGCATCGAGCAGTGGTTCACCGCCGAGACCGGCGAGCCCGTGCACGATGCGGCCTACCTCGGGCGGCCGCTCCTGGTCTCGTCCAACGACTACACGCTCGGCGTCTACAACGGCGACACCGGTGTCGTCGTGGCCAGCCCGTCCGGGCCGCGCGCGGCCATCGCGACGGGGGTCGGGTTCCTCGAGCTGGCCCCCTCCCGCCTCGGCGACGTGGAGACCATGCACGCGATGACGATCCACAAGTCGCAGGGCAGCCAGGCCGACGAGGTCACGGTGCTGCTGCCCGACGAGGAGTCGCGGCTGCTGACGCGCGAGCTGTTCTACACCGCGGTCACCCGCGCGCAGCGACGGGTGCGCGTCATCGGCTCGGAGTCGGCGGTCCGCGCGGCCATCGCCCGGCAGGCGCTGCGCGCGAGCGGGCTGCGTGCCCGGCTGTCGGATGACGGAAACCTGGCCGACACGTCGGCCCGATAG
- a CDS encoding UvrD-helicase domain-containing protein, whose protein sequence is MSTTPTHVPVQTFDITADLHPGTTLLEASAGTGKTWTIAALVAKHIASGDVRLDEMLVVTFTRAASQELRERVRRQLDEAVQLLTGTCAPEPANRLHTWLLDADTTAREARHDRLTQALVSFDAATIATIHQFCQLVLRSLGVAGDTDASATLVEDLEQLTTEVVDDLYLARFGSEARPPWSRADALELARHVIGDPRAVVEPAAVLTESPDSSAAMRVRFACDVLEEVERRKRRLGVLSYDDLLSQLADALEDTHAAARRRMQHRWKFVLIDEFQDTDPVQWQVFRRAFAETTTMVLIGDPKQAIYAFRGGDVVTYLQAADTATTTQTLGVNWRSDRPLLDAVQAVLRGAQLGDERIVVHPVEAHLAHSRLEGAGAPFRLRVVRRAELGKGPRSRPPVALWRDHVVTDTAHDIKRLIDAGARFEGRDLRPGDIAVLAARRNELEAVQAALADVGVPSVVNAGGSVFHTPAAGEWLTLLEAMEQPHRADRVRAAALTSFFGHDAVSLDAGGDRLTDQLAARVRTLADVFTRRGVAAVVEVAAVEGLTARVLARVGGERTLTDLRHIGESLLRVSTEQRVGLVGLLAWLREQVADDKLEVASERTRRLDSDAAAVQLVTIHSSKGLQWPVVYLPTLWNRFTGRDPAVPLFHDDAGRRCRDVGGASAFHRDAVRRHWREDAGESLRLLYVAMTRAQSQVVAWYAAADRNTPDSPLHRMLLGRRPGTAPVPDSQALVDEDRLMTILAAWAQEGGPSVELATLTPPDPTPLQGSTERLAVRSFSREVDTTWRRTSYSSLSATSAAHAAAALSEPEMEAELEASADAEVSPEELDGAAEGDLAAAAVPSPMAALPVGATFGSLVHAVLEHADPGADDFHAELLGHVREQLVWWPVDLDPVALTDALVAVCSSPLGPLAADRTLLSLGLPDRLRELDFEVPLAGGDTVATPVDVRLGDLVPLLRRHLPEGDAVRVYADALDADPELASQSLRGYLTGSIDVVLRVDVGGAQRFLTVDYKTNWLGPMDQPLTAHDYRPEVLDEAMAHSDYPLQALLYTVVLHRFLRWRLPDYDPATHLGGVLYLYLRGMCGPGTPVVDGMPCGVFSWRPPVPLVEELSDLLDGVVRR, encoded by the coding sequence GTGAGCACCACTCCGACCCACGTGCCGGTCCAGACCTTCGACATCACCGCGGACCTCCACCCCGGCACCACCCTGCTCGAGGCGAGCGCGGGCACCGGCAAGACGTGGACGATCGCCGCACTGGTGGCCAAGCACATCGCGTCCGGCGACGTACGCCTCGACGAGATGCTGGTCGTCACCTTCACCCGCGCCGCCAGCCAGGAGCTCCGCGAGCGCGTACGCCGCCAGCTCGACGAGGCCGTGCAGCTGCTCACCGGCACCTGCGCACCCGAGCCGGCCAACCGGCTGCACACGTGGCTGCTCGACGCCGACACGACCGCGCGGGAGGCTCGCCACGACCGCCTGACGCAGGCGCTGGTGTCCTTCGACGCGGCCACCATCGCCACGATCCACCAGTTCTGCCAGCTGGTGCTCCGCAGCCTCGGCGTCGCGGGCGACACCGACGCCTCGGCCACGCTGGTGGAGGACCTCGAGCAGCTCACCACCGAGGTCGTCGACGACCTCTACCTCGCCCGCTTCGGCTCCGAGGCGCGCCCGCCGTGGAGCCGCGCCGACGCGCTGGAGCTCGCACGCCATGTCATCGGCGACCCCCGAGCCGTGGTCGAGCCGGCCGCCGTGCTCACCGAGTCGCCCGACTCCTCGGCCGCGATGCGGGTCCGTTTCGCGTGCGACGTGCTGGAGGAGGTGGAGCGCCGCAAGCGCCGCCTCGGCGTGCTGAGCTACGACGACCTGCTGAGCCAGCTGGCCGACGCCCTGGAGGACACGCACGCGGCGGCGCGGCGCCGGATGCAGCACCGGTGGAAGTTCGTGCTGATCGACGAGTTCCAGGACACCGACCCGGTGCAGTGGCAGGTCTTCCGGCGTGCCTTCGCCGAGACCACGACGATGGTGCTGATCGGCGACCCCAAGCAGGCGATCTACGCCTTCCGCGGCGGCGACGTCGTGACCTACCTCCAGGCCGCCGACACGGCGACCACGACCCAGACGCTCGGCGTCAACTGGCGCTCCGACCGCCCGCTGCTCGACGCCGTCCAGGCGGTGCTCCGGGGCGCCCAGCTCGGCGACGAGCGCATCGTCGTCCATCCGGTCGAGGCGCACCTGGCCCACTCGCGCCTCGAGGGGGCCGGGGCTCCCTTCCGCCTCCGGGTGGTCCGTCGTGCCGAGCTCGGCAAGGGCCCGCGCTCGAGGCCGCCGGTGGCGCTGTGGCGCGACCACGTCGTCACCGACACCGCCCACGACATCAAGCGACTCATCGACGCCGGCGCCCGCTTCGAGGGCCGGGACCTCAGGCCGGGCGACATCGCCGTGCTGGCCGCCCGGCGCAACGAGCTCGAGGCGGTCCAGGCGGCCCTCGCCGACGTCGGGGTGCCGTCGGTGGTCAACGCCGGCGGTTCGGTCTTCCACACGCCCGCCGCGGGCGAGTGGCTCACGCTGCTCGAGGCGATGGAGCAGCCGCACCGTGCCGACCGGGTGCGCGCCGCCGCGCTCACGTCGTTCTTCGGCCACGACGCGGTCTCGCTCGACGCCGGCGGCGACCGGCTGACCGACCAGCTCGCCGCCCGCGTCCGCACCCTGGCCGACGTCTTCACCCGGCGCGGGGTCGCCGCGGTGGTGGAGGTGGCCGCGGTCGAGGGGTTGACGGCCCGGGTCCTGGCACGCGTGGGCGGCGAGCGCACGCTGACCGACCTGCGCCACATCGGGGAGTCCCTGCTGCGGGTGTCCACCGAGCAGCGGGTCGGGCTGGTCGGCCTGCTCGCCTGGCTGCGCGAGCAGGTCGCCGACGACAAGCTCGAGGTCGCCTCCGAGCGCACCCGGCGCCTCGACTCCGACGCCGCCGCGGTCCAGCTCGTGACCATCCACAGCAGCAAGGGGCTGCAGTGGCCCGTCGTCTACCTCCCCACCCTGTGGAACCGCTTCACCGGCCGCGACCCGGCCGTGCCGCTCTTCCACGACGACGCCGGGCGCCGGTGCCGCGACGTCGGCGGTGCGAGCGCGTTCCACCGTGACGCGGTGCGCCGCCACTGGCGCGAGGACGCGGGCGAGTCGCTGCGCCTGCTCTACGTCGCGATGACGCGCGCCCAGTCGCAGGTCGTGGCGTGGTACGCCGCCGCTGACCGCAACACCCCCGACTCCCCCCTGCACCGGATGCTCCTGGGACGCCGCCCGGGGACGGCCCCGGTGCCCGACAGCCAGGCGCTGGTCGACGAGGACCGGCTGATGACCATCCTGGCGGCCTGGGCGCAGGAGGGCGGGCCGAGCGTCGAGCTGGCCACCCTCACCCCGCCCGACCCGACCCCGCTCCAGGGCTCGACCGAGCGCTTGGCCGTCCGGTCGTTCAGCCGCGAGGTCGACACCACCTGGCGCCGTACGTCCTACTCCTCGCTCTCCGCCACTAGCGCCGCCCACGCCGCCGCCGCGCTGTCGGAGCCCGAGATGGAGGCCGAGCTGGAGGCGAGCGCCGACGCGGAGGTCTCCCCCGAAGAGCTCGACGGCGCGGCCGAGGGAGACCTCGCGGCCGCCGCGGTGCCGTCGCCGATGGCGGCCCTGCCCGTCGGTGCCACCTTCGGCTCCCTGGTCCACGCGGTGCTCGAGCACGCCGACCCGGGCGCCGACGACTTCCACGCCGAGCTGCTGGGGCACGTGCGCGAGCAGCTGGTCTGGTGGCCGGTCGACCTCGACCCGGTCGCGCTCACCGACGCGCTCGTCGCGGTGTGCTCGAGCCCGCTCGGACCGCTCGCCGCCGACCGCACGCTGCTCTCCCTGGGCCTGCCCGACCGGCTGCGCGAGCTCGACTTCGAGGTCCCGCTGGCCGGCGGCGACACGGTGGCCACGCCCGTCGACGTACGCCTGGGCGACCTCGTTCCGCTGCTGCGCCGGCACCTGCCCGAGGGCGACGCGGTGCGGGTCTACGCCGACGCACTCGACGCTGACCCCGAGCTCGCGTCCCAGTCGCTGCGCGGCTACCTCACCGGCTCGATCGACGTGGTGCTGCGCGTCGACGTCGGCGGCGCCCAGCGCTTCCTCACCGTCGACTACAAGACCAACTGGCTCGGCCCGATGGACCAGCCGCTGACGGCCCACGACTACCGCCCCGAGGTGCTCGACGAGGCGATGGCCCACTCCGACTACCCGCTCCAGGCGCTCCTCTACACCGTGGTGCTCCACCGGTTCCTGCGCTGGCGACTGCCCGACTACGACCCCGCGACCCACCTCGGCGGGGTGCTCTACCTCTACCTCCGCGGCATGTGCGGCCCCGGCACCCCGGTGGTCGACGGCATGCCGTGCGGTGTCTTCTCGTGGCGCCCGCCCGTGCCGCTCGTGGAGGAGCTCTCCGACCTGCTCGACGGGGTGGTGAGGAGATGA